From the genome of Halorussus caseinilyticus, one region includes:
- a CDS encoding Lrp/AsnC family transcriptional regulator, giving the protein MDERDVTILKAIADLGTGSPEKLSEETDIPVSTIHYRLNNLREEGVIKNDLYDIDLERAGLGVTVLVEVLADYSDSYEEFGEKLLEVEGVTQAYFAMGETDFIVVARLPDSDAVERLISDFEAVEGVERTNSTFVISSLRDTDNPLESYSLETLVEELADE; this is encoded by the coding sequence ATGGACGAGCGCGACGTGACCATTCTGAAGGCCATCGCCGACCTCGGGACCGGAAGTCCCGAGAAACTGAGCGAAGAGACCGACATCCCGGTCTCGACCATCCACTACCGCCTGAACAACCTGCGCGAGGAGGGCGTCATCAAAAACGACCTCTACGACATCGACTTGGAGCGGGCGGGACTCGGCGTCACGGTCCTCGTGGAAGTACTGGCCGACTACAGCGACTCCTACGAGGAGTTCGGCGAGAAACTGCTCGAAGTCGAGGGCGTGACCCAAGCCTACTTCGCCATGGGCGAGACCGACTTCATCGTCGTCGCGCGCCTCCCCGACAGCGACGCGGTTGAACGCCTCATCAGCGACTTCGAGGCCGTAGAGGGCGTCGAGCGCACCAACTCGACGTTCGTAATTTCGTCGTTGCGGGACACGGACAATCCGCTGGAGAGTTACAGTTTGGAGACGCTGGTCGAAGAGTTGG